The Gammaproteobacteria bacterium genomic sequence AACGTCCTGGCCAACGCGGTTAAAGTAACCCTGGGCCCCAAGGGCCGCAATGTTGTGCTGGAAAAAGGCTACGGCGCCCCAACCGTCACCAAAGACGGTGTGTCCGTTGCCAAAGAAATCAACCTGGAAGACAAGTTTGAGAACATGGGCGTACAGATGGTGAAGGAAGTTTCTTCCAAAACCGCTGACGTCGCCGGCGATGGCACCACCACCGCGACCGTATTGGCGCAAAGCATCCTGAACGAAGGCATGAAGGCCGTTGCTTCCGGCATGAACCCGATGGATCTGAAACGCGGTATCGACAAAGCCACTGCCGCTGCCGTAGCCGATCTGAAAAAACAGTCCAAGCCATGCACCGACAACAAAGCCATTGAACAGGTCGGCACTATTTCTGCCAACTCCGACCACACCATCGGCGGCCTGATTGCACAAGCCATGGAAAAGGTCGGCAAAGAAGGCGTTATCACCGTTGAAGAAGGCTCCAGCCTGCAAGACGAGCTGGACGTGGTTGAAGGCATGCAGTTCGACCGTGGCTACCTGTCACCCTACTTCGTCAATAACGCTGAAAAAATGCAGGCCGAACTGGATGCACCATTCATCCTGGTAACTGACAAGAAAATCTCCAACATCCGCGAAATGCTGCCCGCTCTGGAAGCAGTTTCCAAAACTGGCAAAGCACTGGTGATTATCGCTGAAGACCTCGAAGGCGAAGCATTGGCAACGCTGGTAGTTAACAACATGCGCGGCATTCTGAAAGTGGCTGCGGTGAAGGCACCTGGTTTCGGCGACCGCCGTAAAGCCATGCTGCAAGACATCGCCATCCTGACCGGTGGTCAGGTGATCTCTGAAGAAGTTGGTCTGTCATTGGATCAAGCTACCCTGGATCAACTTGGCACTGCGAAAAAAGTGGTTATCACCAAAGAGAACACCACCATCGTTGACGGCGCTGGCAGCAAAGCCGAACTGGATGCACGTCTTGCACAAATCCGCGCGCAGTTGGCAGAAACTTCTTCTGACTACGACAAGGAAAAACTGCAAGAGCGCATTGCCAAACTGGCTGGCGGTGTTGCCGTCATCAAAGTTGGCGCAGCCACTGAAGTTGAAATGAAAGAAAAGAAAGATCGCATCGACGACGCACTGCACGCCACACGCGCAGCGGTTGAAGAAGGCATCGTCCCTGGCGGTGGCGTTGCGCTGATTCGCGCCCTGCAAGCCATCAAGGATCTGAAAGGCGACAACCACGACCAAGACGTTGGTATCCGCATCGCACGTCGTGCAATGGAAGAGCCTCTGCGTCAAATCGTGGCCAACGCTGGCGACGAACCTTCCGTGATCGTCAACAAGGTTGCCGAAGGTAAAGGCAATTTTGGTTACAACGCGGCCACCGGTGAGTTCGGCGACATGGTTGCCATGGGTATCCTGGATCCAACCAAGGTCACGCGTTCTGCACTGCAAAACGCCGCGTCCATCGCTGGTTTGATGCTGACAACCGAAGCCATGATTGCTGAAAAGCCAAAGGCCGAAGCTGCAGCGCCTGCCGGTGGTGGCATGGGCGACATGGGCATGATGTAATCATCACCGCGCCACAACTTAAAAGCCCCGCATTGCGGGGCTTTTTTATGGCTGATTATTTTGCGTCACCATGAGGAAGATGCACGACTTCTTCGGCATCGCCGGCGCGTGGATCATCGTAGCGCTGTCTGTCCAGTGTATTTTCACTGCCCGCCACAATCACCGACACCATCGCATCGCCGGTCACATTCACCGCCGTTCGCATCATATCGAGCAAGCGATCCACACCCATGATTAACGCAATGCCTTCCACCGGCAAGCCTACCTGGTGCAACACCATCGCCAGCATAATCAAACCTACGCCCGGTACGCCGGCGGTACCAATCGATGCCAACACGGCCATCGCAATCACCACCAGATAGCCTGTCACACCCAACTCAACACCGTACACGTTGGCAATAAACACAGTCGCCACACCCTGCATGATCGCCGTACCATCCATGTTGATGGTAGCACCCAATGGAACCACGAATGAGGCAGTCGAGTTATCCACCCCCAAGCGCTGCTCCGCTGTTTTCAAGGTCACGGGCAAGGTGGCATTTGAACTGGATGTACTAAAGGCAAATAACTGCACCTCGCGCATTTTGCGCAAAAACATCCAGGGATTAACCCGACCAAACACCTTGAGCAAAATCATCAGCGTACCCGTCAAGTGCAACAGCAACGCAAGCACCACCACTGAAAAATACGCAAACATCGGCACGATCAGACCCAGCCCCTGATTCGCGAACGCTTTGGCCATCAGCGCAAATACACCATACGGCGCAACCTGCATCACCAGCGTTACCAGTTGCATCATAATGTCATTAAGTCGTGACGACAGATCGACAATGGGTTTGCCGCGCTCGCCCAACATCACTACGCAAATACCAAACATCACCACAAAGAAAATAATTTGCAGCATATTGCCACTGGCGAATGCTGCTACTGGATTGGACGGTATCAGATCAATCAACACCTGAGTCAACGGCGGAGCTTCCGGCGCAACAAACGTGCTGGTGTTAGCCGTCAAATCAAATCCTTTGCCTGGCTCGACGATCAATGCCAACGCAATGGCCAGACTAATCGCCAACGCCGTAGTCAACAGAAACAAGCCCAATGACTTGCCTCCCACTCGCCCCAGTTTGTTGATATCTCCCAGACCACATACGCCGCAAATCAACGAAAATGTCACCAACGGTACGACCAGCATTTTCAGCAAGCTGACAAACATCGCTCCAATCACATGGAACAGTCCATCGGTGAAATACACACGAACCCAATCCTGATTGGCTGCGAACATATTGATCACGCTGCCCACCATCAATCCGGCCAACATCCAAATCAAGATTTTCCTGGTCACGTCCGTATTTTTTTGCATGTCATGATCTCGCTTGTCGTTTGATGGCAAAAATATTCAGAGACAAAAACGGCACCCGTAGGTGCCGTTTTTAATCGGTTGCGATTCCCGTTTAGAGATTACCTGGGAAGCGCTCAATTTCCGCTTTTTTCTTCAGCTCTGCGAGAAACGCAGTGAAATCTGCAACTGCAGTCGCATTTTCCAATTGCTGGGTTGTGGTGTTTTTGTCTTCAGCAGTCATCGCGCTAACATCGCCATCACGAATCCCGTGCAAACTCACCACCGCAACATCGCCGCCACTCATAACAACCACATCGTGATTAGCTGCATCCGCCGCTGGTCTGCCCATGGCAAACAAGTGACGACTCAACTCAGCATTGGCTTCCTGGTTGTCTCGCGCAATCCATTTACGTGCAAAGGAGGAGAACTCTTTGTCCGCAGGTTTTTTACCTGCCTTGAGCTCAGCCAACAGCGCTTCAGCTTTTGCTTTCGCTGTTTCACTGGCCTGCTTGTCTTTCAACTGACCTTCGATCATGGCACGCATCTGCGCCAATGGACGCTGTTCTGCAGGCTTGCGTTCTTTCACACGTACCACAACCGAACTTTGGTCACTGATTTCAATCACTTCACTGTTCAGCTGATCTTCCAGCACCGCGTTACTAAATGCCACCTCAGCCACTTTGCGGTTTTCCGCAATGCCTGGGCCTCCCTGACGTGGGAACATTGGCGTAACCTTGCGTGGCAGCTTCAACTCGTCCACCAGCGCATCCAATGATTCTGGATGTTCAAACGCCAACGTTGAGAACGTATCCAATTTGTCGACAAAAATTCG encodes the following:
- a CDS encoding dicarboxylate/amino acid:cation symporter, encoding MQKNTDVTRKILIWMLAGLMVGSVINMFAANQDWVRVYFTDGLFHVIGAMFVSLLKMLVVPLVTFSLICGVCGLGDINKLGRVGGKSLGLFLLTTALAISLAIALALIVEPGKGFDLTANTSTFVAPEAPPLTQVLIDLIPSNPVAAFASGNMLQIIFFVVMFGICVVMLGERGKPIVDLSSRLNDIMMQLVTLVMQVAPYGVFALMAKAFANQGLGLIVPMFAYFSVVVLALLLHLTGTLMILLKVFGRVNPWMFLRKMREVQLFAFSTSSSNATLPVTLKTAEQRLGVDNSTASFVVPLGATINMDGTAIMQGVATVFIANVYGVELGVTGYLVVIAMAVLASIGTAGVPGVGLIMLAMVLHQVGLPVEGIALIMGVDRLLDMMRTAVNVTGDAMVSVIVAGSENTLDRQRYDDPRAGDAEEVVHLPHGDAK
- the groL gene encoding chaperonin GroEL (60 kDa chaperone family; promotes refolding of misfolded polypeptides especially under stressful conditions; forms two stacked rings of heptamers to form a barrel-shaped 14mer; ends can be capped by GroES; misfolded proteins enter the barrel where they are refolded when GroES binds); this translates as MSAKEILFSTVARQKMLAGVNVLANAVKVTLGPKGRNVVLEKGYGAPTVTKDGVSVAKEINLEDKFENMGVQMVKEVSSKTADVAGDGTTTATVLAQSILNEGMKAVASGMNPMDLKRGIDKATAAAVADLKKQSKPCTDNKAIEQVGTISANSDHTIGGLIAQAMEKVGKEGVITVEEGSSLQDELDVVEGMQFDRGYLSPYFVNNAEKMQAELDAPFILVTDKKISNIREMLPALEAVSKTGKALVIIAEDLEGEALATLVVNNMRGILKVAAVKAPGFGDRRKAMLQDIAILTGGQVISEEVGLSLDQATLDQLGTAKKVVITKENTTIVDGAGSKAELDARLAQIRAQLAETSSDYDKEKLQERIAKLAGGVAVIKVGAATEVEMKEKKDRIDDALHATRAAVEEGIVPGGGVALIRALQAIKDLKGDNHDQDVGIRIARRAMEEPLRQIVANAGDEPSVIVNKVAEGKGNFGYNAATGEFGDMVAMGILDPTKVTRSALQNAASIAGLMLTTEAMIAEKPKAEAAAPAGGGMGDMGMM